One genomic region from Puniceicoccaceae bacterium encodes:
- a CDS encoding polysaccharide deacetylase family protein, translating into MKTSQMLTSVMYHYVRDVENSRFPGIKGISRQSFRRQIQELSSTYEIADAEKIREFFSGHREPGSRPLCALTFDDGFKEHADFVTEVCVDFGVTGQFYITTACIEEKRVLDVHKNHFLLAAMGVEAYAASVFHILKSEFGIDELPVEPSLVTRHYRWDRPEVARLKYLINYQLEPQLRSRLLALMFTSEFGDESAFASELYVSWEDLKSMKRAGMMIGGHSHRHQVMAELSENACIEDIQSCLGLLRTHIGRDAVNSFAYPYGKPHTIPDGIETVLEQHGIDFAFSTIIGTSAPEDDRYCIRRIDPKDL; encoded by the coding sequence ATGAAGACATCTCAAATGCTGACGTCGGTCATGTACCACTATGTTCGGGATGTTGAGAATTCGAGATTCCCGGGGATCAAAGGGATTTCACGGCAATCATTCCGAAGGCAGATTCAGGAACTTAGCTCCACTTATGAAATCGCAGATGCCGAAAAGATCCGGGAATTTTTCAGCGGCCACCGCGAGCCTGGTTCCAGACCGCTGTGTGCTCTGACATTTGACGATGGATTCAAGGAGCATGCGGATTTTGTGACGGAGGTCTGTGTGGATTTTGGAGTCACGGGTCAATTTTATATTACGACAGCTTGTATCGAAGAAAAACGGGTACTGGACGTTCACAAGAATCACTTTCTGCTCGCAGCAATGGGAGTCGAAGCCTACGCAGCCTCTGTTTTTCACATATTGAAATCCGAGTTTGGGATCGATGAACTGCCTGTGGAACCGAGTCTGGTAACACGACACTATCGTTGGGACCGGCCAGAGGTCGCCCGTTTGAAATACCTGATCAATTACCAGTTGGAACCCCAGCTTCGCAGCCGTCTGCTCGCATTGATGTTTACCTCCGAGTTTGGCGATGAGAGCGCATTTGCTTCGGAGTTGTATGTTTCCTGGGAGGATCTTAAGTCCATGAAACGAGCAGGCATGATGATTGGCGGCCATTCGCACCGACATCAAGTCATGGCAGAACTTTCTGAAAATGCATGTATTGAAGATATTCAATCGTGTCTGGGGCTATTGCGAACCCACATCGGACGTGATGCCGTCAACAGTTTTGCGTATCCCTATGGAAAACCACATACGATTCCTGATGGAATTGAAACTGTTCTGGAACAACACGGTATTGATTTCGCTTTTTCCACGATCATTGGAACATCCGCACCGGAGGATGATCGTTACTGCATTCGGCGCATCGATCCGAAGGATTTATAA
- a CDS encoding MBOAT family O-acyltransferase, with the protein MLFNSFDFALFLPTVFLLHWFVFKQSRSSQNGFIAAASYVFYAWWDWRFLSLILFSTVLDYSIGIALQRSQRVLLRKALLMASLTGNLGLLFTFKYHGFFVESLGLALSSIGFETSLWSLNVILPVGISFYTFQTLSYSIDVYRRKIPACSDPLAYIAYVSFFPQLVAGPIERAAHLLPQFERKREFSYTDAVDGMRQILWGLFKKMVIADNCAIVVDQVFEDYNELNASALLLGIFLFSFQIYGDFSGYSDIAIGTARLLGVRLQRNFAYPYFSRDIAEFWRRWHISLSSWFRDYVYIPLGGSRCARWKCIRNVMLTFLISGFWHGANWTFIAWGAFHGLLFLPLLLREENRKHMDTPAANRFLPTFRETAAIMLTFSLVMLGWVFFRSPTLGDAFAFLGGMLEPSLLELPNLYYKLYALKSLLLIIVFVAIEWFGRHHAYAIEGLSRVQNPFLRYFAYFCLTVSVLWFAALERNAFIYFQF; encoded by the coding sequence ATGCTGTTCAATTCGTTTGATTTTGCGCTCTTTCTCCCGACCGTCTTCCTCCTGCATTGGTTTGTGTTCAAGCAAAGCCGTTCCTCGCAGAATGGATTCATCGCTGCTGCAAGCTATGTTTTTTATGCATGGTGGGACTGGCGTTTTCTCTCGCTGATTCTGTTTTCGACTGTGCTCGATTATTCGATCGGGATTGCGTTGCAGCGGAGCCAGCGGGTTCTGTTGCGCAAGGCGTTGCTGATGGCGAGCCTGACTGGGAACCTTGGGCTGCTCTTCACCTTCAAATATCACGGTTTTTTTGTTGAAAGCCTTGGACTGGCGTTGAGTTCGATAGGGTTTGAAACATCGCTCTGGTCGTTGAACGTCATTCTGCCCGTTGGAATCAGTTTCTATACTTTTCAGACCTTGAGCTACAGCATTGATGTGTACCGGCGCAAGATTCCTGCGTGCAGCGATCCTCTAGCCTACATCGCTTATGTGAGTTTCTTTCCTCAGCTTGTCGCCGGACCCATCGAGCGGGCCGCCCATCTGCTACCACAGTTCGAAAGGAAAAGAGAGTTTTCTTATACTGATGCTGTGGATGGCATGCGCCAGATCCTTTGGGGCTTGTTTAAGAAAATGGTGATTGCTGACAATTGTGCCATTGTTGTGGATCAGGTATTTGAGGACTACAATGAACTCAACGCCAGTGCGCTTTTGCTGGGAATTTTTCTGTTTTCCTTCCAGATCTATGGGGATTTTTCCGGTTACTCGGATATCGCGATCGGGACGGCACGCTTGTTGGGGGTACGATTGCAGCGGAATTTTGCCTACCCCTACTTTTCACGGGATATTGCAGAGTTCTGGCGTCGCTGGCACATTTCGCTGAGCAGTTGGTTTCGGGATTACGTCTACATCCCTTTGGGGGGAAGCCGTTGTGCCAGATGGAAGTGCATTCGGAATGTTATGCTCACGTTCCTGATCAGCGGTTTTTGGCACGGTGCGAACTGGACCTTTATCGCATGGGGAGCTTTTCATGGATTGTTGTTTCTCCCACTGCTCCTGAGAGAGGAAAACCGAAAGCATATGGATACTCCTGCAGCGAATCGTTTCCTCCCCACATTCCGGGAAACAGCTGCGATCATGTTGACCTTTTCGCTGGTGATGTTGGGCTGGGTGTTCTTCCGCTCGCCAACACTCGGCGATGCATTCGCATTCCTGGGTGGCATGCTGGAACCGTCCCTTCTGGAACTTCCCAATCTTTACTACAAGCTGTATGCCTTGAAATCGCTGCTGCTTATTATTGTTTTTGTTGCGATAGAATGGTTTGGAAGGCACCATGCGTATGCAATTGAAGGTTTGAGCAGAGTTCAGAACCCCTTTCTTCGGTATTTTGCTTACTTTTGCCTAACCGTTTCGGTTTTGTGGTTTGCAGCATTGGAACGCAATGCGTTTATCTATTTCCAGTTTTGA
- a CDS encoding glycosyltransferase family 4 protein codes for MIRAFNRRYADHSRLIPVGESMGWAIDRDIAELTQVWNAMGLRCLPAHYFSLCERQSVFLGSQFSILDPQFMESSHRLAIAYFHGLPEQGHEELDGNFRDFVTHRERFTRIQVSHAHMRKVLLDHGFDEEQVHRIPIGINPAYFRRRSKASSETSRVAYGVPQDAFVVGSFQKDGVGWEEGNEPKLIKGPDLFLKVMEELRPRIPKLFVLLSGPARGYVRNGLLELGIPHQHHFLKQPEEISRLYECLDAYLVASRDEGGPKAILESMISEVPLVSSRVGQAVDLIEDGRNAFLVDVEDVDAMRDRLLQIHENGPEIEAMAVAGYQNALQHAYGAQKELWRNFMKGFVES; via the coding sequence GTGATTCGAGCATTCAACCGGCGCTACGCTGATCACAGCCGATTGATCCCGGTAGGAGAATCGATGGGGTGGGCGATCGACCGCGATATTGCCGAGCTGACTCAGGTTTGGAACGCAATGGGGTTGCGCTGCCTGCCCGCACACTATTTCTCATTGTGTGAGCGTCAGAGTGTATTCCTTGGCTCCCAGTTCAGTATTCTTGATCCGCAATTCATGGAATCTTCGCATCGCCTCGCTATTGCCTATTTTCACGGCCTTCCAGAGCAGGGACACGAGGAGCTTGACGGCAATTTTCGGGATTTTGTGACGCACCGTGAGCGTTTCACTCGCATCCAGGTGAGCCATGCCCACATGCGAAAGGTGTTGCTTGATCATGGTTTTGACGAGGAGCAGGTTCACCGCATTCCAATCGGGATCAATCCGGCTTACTTCCGGCGCCGATCCAAGGCTTCCAGCGAAACAAGTCGCGTGGCATACGGTGTGCCTCAGGATGCGTTTGTGGTCGGATCTTTTCAGAAGGATGGGGTCGGTTGGGAAGAGGGTAATGAGCCCAAACTCATCAAGGGACCCGATCTCTTTCTCAAGGTGATGGAGGAACTGCGACCAAGGATTCCCAAACTCTTCGTATTGCTCTCCGGCCCGGCACGCGGTTATGTGCGCAACGGTCTGCTGGAGCTGGGCATTCCGCATCAACATCATTTTCTGAAACAGCCGGAGGAGATTTCCCGACTCTACGAATGTCTCGACGCCTATTTGGTGGCCTCTCGGGATGAGGGAGGACCCAAAGCGATTCTGGAGTCAATGATTTCTGAAGTACCCCTGGTGAGCAGCAGGGTCGGGCAGGCAGTGGATTTGATTGAAGACGGGCGCAATGCGTTCCTTGTGGATGTGGAGGATGTTGATGCGATGCGAGACCGGTTGCTGCAGATCCATGAAAACGGTCCAGAGATTGAGGCTATGGCGGTGGCGGGATACCAGAACGCACTTCAACATGCCTATGGTGCCCAGAAGGAACTCTGGCGAAATTTCATGAAGGGGTTTGTGGAATCATGA
- a CDS encoding glycosyltransferase family 4 protein, whose protein sequence is MLAYLHMGFPDAVPSREGMLSGGGVKYQYLNDVFPAQPSHCNLLYVVSSSRYHHTYDLLRWYKRRGVKIVWNQNGSYFPHFYGEHYARKMNRRMFREMQLADVVLFQSQFAKSATESLMGTFEGVSRILYNSIDTQRFVPVAPSETEIQKHHQVILMAGSHNDPYRLRLGVETLHVLHRAGDRHLRLKIAGNVLPHIQREVEHRIEQLKLGDFVHFLGPYAQAMAQNVYLQGDLLLHTKYMDVCPSMVLEAMACGLPVVYSKTGGTPELVGEEAGVGVCTRESLHEQFLPEPDALADAVREVLANRERFSKGARERVVRQFDLATWMDAHLQCFQELRS, encoded by the coding sequence ATGCTGGCCTACCTGCACATGGGGTTTCCCGACGCCGTTCCGTCTAGGGAAGGCATGCTCAGCGGTGGAGGAGTCAAATATCAATATCTGAATGATGTGTTTCCGGCTCAACCTTCACACTGCAATCTGCTCTATGTCGTCAGCAGCTCCCGCTACCATCATACGTATGATTTATTGCGCTGGTACAAGCGTCGGGGGGTCAAGATCGTCTGGAACCAAAACGGCTCCTATTTTCCTCACTTTTACGGTGAACACTATGCCCGCAAGATGAACCGCCGCATGTTTCGCGAGATGCAGCTCGCTGACGTTGTGCTGTTCCAGAGTCAATTTGCCAAATCTGCGACTGAATCGCTGATGGGTACTTTCGAAGGCGTCTCGCGCATCCTTTACAACAGCATCGATACTCAGCGCTTTGTGCCAGTAGCACCCTCAGAGACTGAAATACAAAAACACCATCAGGTCATACTGATGGCGGGCAGCCATAACGATCCCTACCGACTGCGCCTGGGTGTAGAAACACTGCATGTACTACATCGTGCGGGTGATCGCCACCTGCGGCTGAAGATCGCCGGCAATGTATTGCCGCACATTCAGCGAGAGGTTGAGCATCGGATTGAGCAACTCAAGCTTGGGGATTTCGTGCATTTTCTCGGTCCGTATGCGCAGGCAATGGCACAGAATGTTTATCTACAGGGAGATCTTCTGTTACACACCAAATACATGGATGTCTGTCCTTCCATGGTGCTGGAAGCCATGGCCTGTGGTTTGCCAGTGGTGTATTCCAAAACCGGGGGAACTCCCGAACTGGTCGGTGAGGAAGCTGGAGTGGGGGTGTGTACGCGCGAAAGCCTGCACGAGCAGTTCCTTCCAGAACCCGATGCACTGGCGGATGCCGTGCGTGAAGTGCTGGCGAATCGGGAGCGCTTCTCCAAAGGCGCCCGCGAGCGTGTCGTCCGGCAATTCGATCTCGCTACATGGATGGATGCTCACCTGCAGTGTTTTCAGGAGCTAAGATCATGA
- a CDS encoding Gfo/Idh/MocA family oxidoreductase, whose amino-acid sequence MNKVVQTWVIGAGAIAEQYHLPAIKRVSGLNVCGLVDRNPERLQKVGDAFAIEQRMDDFRKVPLNECELVLICVPPVFQAPIAEHFLKHGKSVFIEKPGAVNAVEFQHLLKLSKSHQAPLMIGVFRRLYGVTHYLGEIVRSKRFGDLRNIRFEEGYPYAWANESAYVFDAQVAGGGVLLDTGAHTLDRVLHVSGCERFSHLHYADNWKGGVESECSLRFIAHLREQDTPVQVEGKLSRLRELKNAFEFEFDRATLGCGANVPHELWIDWHVPEADSTGPERRDQILLNQNFTDQIEEYFYQQIIKLHQITVDNAWNETNAHSMLLNFQLFDHCYANRTPLNFAWQNIPEGLLR is encoded by the coding sequence ATGAATAAAGTTGTCCAGACTTGGGTTATCGGAGCAGGCGCAATTGCGGAGCAGTATCACTTGCCAGCGATCAAGCGTGTGTCGGGACTGAACGTGTGTGGCTTGGTGGACCGCAATCCAGAACGCCTGCAAAAGGTTGGTGATGCCTTCGCGATAGAACAGCGCATGGACGATTTTCGAAAGGTACCACTGAATGAATGTGAACTCGTACTGATTTGTGTGCCACCCGTTTTTCAGGCGCCAATTGCGGAACACTTTCTGAAGCATGGGAAATCCGTGTTCATCGAAAAGCCTGGGGCCGTGAACGCAGTAGAATTCCAGCATCTGCTGAAACTGAGTAAATCGCATCAGGCTCCGTTGATGATCGGGGTTTTCAGACGGTTGTATGGGGTCACGCATTACCTCGGGGAGATCGTGCGTTCAAAGCGCTTTGGTGATCTGCGCAACATCCGATTCGAGGAGGGCTATCCATATGCGTGGGCGAATGAAAGTGCCTACGTATTTGACGCACAGGTTGCTGGCGGTGGCGTATTGCTCGATACCGGAGCACATACGTTGGATCGGGTGCTGCACGTCAGCGGCTGTGAGCGCTTTTCTCATCTTCATTATGCCGATAATTGGAAGGGTGGGGTAGAGTCCGAGTGTTCGCTGCGCTTCATCGCTCACTTGAGGGAGCAGGATACCCCAGTCCAGGTTGAGGGGAAACTGAGCCGACTGCGCGAGCTGAAGAATGCGTTTGAGTTCGAGTTCGATAGGGCAACGCTCGGTTGTGGTGCAAACGTGCCGCATGAGCTTTGGATCGATTGGCATGTTCCGGAAGCGGATTCAACGGGTCCGGAGCGACGTGATCAAATCCTGCTGAATCAGAATTTTACAGATCAAATTGAAGAATATTTTTATCAACAAATCATCAAATTGCATCAAATTACAGTCGATAATGCGTGGAATGAAACAAACGCTCACTCCATGCTGTTGAACTTCCAACTTTTTGATCACTGCTACGCGAACCGCACTCCACTCAATTTTGCCTGGCAGAACATCCCGGAGGGCCTGTTGAGATGA
- a CDS encoding NAD(P)-dependent oxidoreductase, with the protein MKPRVLVTGASGFVGSRLIEVLEQRSDWQIRALVHRPSSGVRLSHLKVETLCGDICDPEFVARAMQDVDAVVHLAYQNQPTRAGQSNATVQGTRVLATNARQMGVSHFVHISTLGVFSYRPRGPIEESAKLHLCGDAYCDDKIRAERWVSKVWKDESGYTILRFANVYGPYSPPWVIRILNYLKTGRPVRVGDGQQAFSLLYVDNAVQGILAALQKPPRNAVYHLCDAIPSVSTYMETLASWLPDTRPLVLPLESYRKLNSWRSKTKVELTELRTFLIAPETKVWLFRLLEFPLLLQRMLWVLNHLPAGLRQTLRSKILGMSKKRKLPDSGTGPQPTDVSGAWDGRLFIDAGLYHLLASNVRFESTKAQQELGFCPVVSLQEGLELTRQWCEWAGLLETPRQ; encoded by the coding sequence ATGAAACCGAGAGTATTGGTAACGGGTGCATCCGGATTCGTGGGTTCGCGTCTGATCGAAGTACTTGAGCAGCGATCAGACTGGCAAATTCGTGCACTCGTACACCGCCCAAGTTCCGGGGTCCGGTTGAGTCATCTGAAAGTGGAGACCTTATGTGGCGATATTTGCGATCCGGAATTTGTGGCAAGAGCAATGCAGGATGTGGATGCGGTGGTCCATCTTGCTTATCAGAACCAACCGACGCGTGCCGGACAATCCAATGCAACCGTGCAGGGCACACGTGTTTTGGCCACGAACGCCCGACAGATGGGAGTCTCGCACTTCGTGCACATCAGCACATTGGGTGTGTTTTCTTACCGACCTCGTGGCCCGATAGAGGAATCCGCGAAGCTGCACTTGTGCGGAGATGCCTACTGCGATGACAAGATTCGGGCCGAGCGATGGGTGAGCAAGGTATGGAAGGATGAGTCCGGCTATACCATTCTTCGCTTTGCCAATGTTTATGGTCCCTATTCACCACCATGGGTGATCCGCATTCTCAACTATCTGAAAACCGGGCGCCCCGTGCGGGTCGGTGATGGGCAGCAGGCTTTCAGTCTGTTGTACGTGGATAACGCCGTTCAGGGCATTCTTGCCGCGTTGCAAAAGCCACCGCGCAACGCGGTTTACCACCTGTGCGATGCTATTCCCTCAGTTTCCACCTATATGGAGACTTTGGCTTCGTGGCTCCCGGATACGCGTCCGCTGGTGCTTCCGCTTGAATCGTATCGAAAGCTGAACTCCTGGCGTTCGAAAACGAAGGTGGAGCTGACGGAACTGCGAACCTTCCTGATCGCACCGGAAACGAAGGTATGGCTTTTTCGACTGCTTGAATTTCCACTACTCCTGCAACGTATGCTCTGGGTATTAAACCACCTGCCAGCTGGTCTTCGCCAGACCCTGCGATCCAAAATCCTTGGCATGAGCAAGAAACGGAAGTTGCCCGACTCAGGAACTGGTCCGCAACCCACAGACGTGTCTGGAGCATGGGACGGACGCCTGTTCATCGATGCCGGATTGTATCACCTGCTGGCGTCAAATGTGCGCTTTGAGAGCACGAAAGCACAGCAGGAGCTTGGGTTTTGTCCGGTCGTCTCATTGCAGGAAGGTTTAGAGCTTACCCGCCAATGGTGTGAATGGGCTGGATTGCTGGAGACTCCAAGGCAATAG
- a CDS encoding glycosyltransferase family 4 protein: protein MKPNNSPFPALLQRLLHRSIKGLRLLAELLRSRFEQADIAIFHELLPPPDGGGNQFIRAMARCFERQGFRVVFNRIPRGVKAVYFNSFNFNAREFSVWHRCFGGERPFIHRIDGPIQTYRGFDDGADAQVWSCNRRFATHSILQSHYSLEQHRELGVELVQPVLITNASDPDLFFPPIQRCPLEGRKVVLIATSWSDNPNKGLEIYQWLDAHLDFDRFEFRFAGRIRGNFRHIQVLGALESMALAEELRAADLYVTASRMDPCSNSLIEALTCGLPAVFLNSGGHPEIVGKAGLGFERAEQIPLLIDRILADYTSYQSAIVRPTIDEVAAQYLAVAQLNQKTT from the coding sequence ATGAAGCCAAATAACTCTCCATTTCCAGCCCTGCTGCAACGGCTGTTGCACCGCTCGATCAAGGGGTTGCGCCTGCTGGCAGAGCTACTGCGCAGTCGATTCGAACAAGCGGACATTGCGATTTTTCATGAGTTGTTGCCACCTCCCGATGGCGGTGGAAACCAATTTATCCGGGCGATGGCACGTTGTTTTGAGCGACAGGGCTTTCGTGTGGTTTTCAACCGGATTCCGCGAGGGGTCAAAGCGGTCTACTTCAATTCGTTCAACTTCAATGCTCGTGAATTCTCGGTTTGGCATCGCTGTTTCGGTGGAGAACGTCCATTCATCCACCGCATTGACGGACCCATTCAGACTTATCGCGGATTTGACGATGGAGCGGATGCACAGGTTTGGTCCTGCAACCGGCGCTTCGCCACTCATTCGATCCTGCAGAGCCACTATAGCCTCGAACAGCACCGGGAACTTGGGGTAGAGCTGGTGCAGCCAGTCCTGATCACAAACGCTTCTGACCCCGATCTTTTTTTTCCACCGATTCAGCGATGCCCACTCGAGGGACGAAAGGTGGTGCTCATTGCAACGAGCTGGTCTGACAATCCGAACAAGGGACTTGAAATCTACCAGTGGCTGGATGCACACCTTGATTTTGATCGTTTCGAATTTCGCTTCGCAGGGCGAATTCGTGGGAATTTCCGTCATATTCAGGTTCTCGGTGCGCTCGAGTCGATGGCACTGGCTGAAGAATTGCGCGCTGCGGATCTTTATGTGACCGCCAGTCGGATGGATCCCTGCTCGAACTCGTTGATCGAAGCACTGACCTGTGGATTGCCAGCGGTGTTCCTCAACAGCGGTGGGCATCCTGAGATCGTGGGAAAAGCCGGTCTCGGGTTTGAACGGGCCGAGCAGATTCCGCTGCTCATTGACCGGATTCTTGCGGATTACACCAGCTATCAATCTGCCATAGTCCGGCCAACGATTGATGAGGTCGCCGCCCAATATCTGGCGGTTGCTCAGCTAAACCAGAAGACGACATGA
- a CDS encoding glycosyltransferase family A protein yields the protein MSQVPTISVIVPVYNGERYLETALRSVLNADWPQDALELLVIDDGSSDGSRDILQHLKDKRLRVEFNKRNMGVAASLNRLLDLATGDFIARMDADDVCLPHRFRAQIRYFRAHSDVGILGGQVICFPGEPRFPKMPTERRLLRAFSLFASPLIHPTVMWRRELNLRYTVDPPTAEDYDLWVRAMTTTRVANLSQPLLQYRQDFSVKKQSYLEEQKRGGSDIRRRLLQELGLDPEPLQLQIHEKLSNLWGHSGDPSPADVAAWLHMIEEGNRKTGMMDAAALRHLLAHKWYDYHLYYLLQGNSRMAHFSTASELSNALGLSRRCKLEFLAWKQRRGGR from the coding sequence ATGAGCCAGGTCCCCACCATCAGTGTCATCGTGCCCGTTTACAATGGCGAGCGCTACCTTGAGACGGCCCTGCGCAGTGTGTTGAATGCAGACTGGCCACAGGACGCCCTGGAACTGCTGGTGATCGATGACGGATCGAGTGACGGATCACGCGATATCCTTCAGCACTTGAAAGACAAGCGCCTTCGTGTGGAGTTCAATAAACGCAACATGGGAGTTGCCGCCTCACTCAATCGCCTGCTCGATCTGGCCACAGGTGACTTCATCGCACGAATGGATGCAGACGATGTCTGCCTGCCCCATCGCTTTCGCGCGCAGATCAGGTATTTTCGTGCCCATTCGGATGTCGGGATACTGGGTGGACAGGTGATCTGCTTTCCCGGTGAACCTCGCTTCCCGAAGATGCCGACAGAGCGCCGGTTGTTGCGGGCTTTCAGTTTGTTTGCATCCCCCTTGATTCATCCCACAGTCATGTGGCGAAGGGAACTCAATCTTCGTTACACCGTGGATCCGCCCACAGCGGAGGATTATGATCTGTGGGTGCGTGCCATGACCACGACTCGAGTGGCCAATCTTTCGCAGCCCCTCTTGCAATACCGACAGGATTTTTCGGTGAAAAAACAGTCCTACCTTGAGGAGCAGAAGCGGGGAGGGAGCGACATCAGGAGGCGATTGCTGCAGGAGTTGGGACTTGATCCTGAACCCTTGCAATTGCAGATCCACGAAAAGCTGAGTAATTTGTGGGGGCACTCTGGCGATCCCTCACCGGCGGATGTTGCTGCTTGGCTGCACATGATCGAAGAGGGAAACCGCAAAACCGGCATGATGGACGCAGCAGCTCTGCGCCACCTACTCGCACACAAGTGGTATGATTATCATCTCTATTACCTCTTGCAGGGAAATTCCCGAATGGCGCATTTTTCGACCGCGAGTGAACTTTCCAATGCACTTGGGTTGAGTCGGCGCTGCAAACTGGAGTTTTTAGCATGGAAGCAACGGAGAGGGGGGCGATGA
- a CDS encoding glycosyltransferase, whose protein sequence is MRIVQINITDTQGGGAARCAHQLFVGLRERGVESFLFVMRKNSSDPDVIGPRGSLQRLWYRLLVGLNLLGIQFFYRGHRGGHTLGVFPNPFLLRQLKAMKPDLVHLHAPACSFIPIRAIPKLGCPVVWTFHDLWPMVGAAHHPDPVPACWFHDGVRERCTDLKPGRLECQLWSQKQRAWRKATFQIVAPSEWMAHWCRNSRALDQHALSVIANAIDPDVFTPEVSEKAWLSSLGIPDDAYVILFGANFLVSDTNKGLTLVLEAIRLLGTPPHKLHVVLFGAEREFAPGLQLNTTVLGPLSDYRQLQSLYARADVFLMASVFENLPFAVMEAMACETPVVAVNTGGIPEMITHGKDGFLLDERSADEMAKGLQWAISHKHWSYVKQAARVTVLSRYAQKEFVDKHLALYQECIGTK, encoded by the coding sequence ATGAGAATTGTGCAGATCAACATCACCGACACCCAGGGTGGGGGTGCTGCACGTTGTGCTCATCAGCTCTTTGTGGGGTTGCGAGAACGCGGAGTGGAGTCGTTCCTGTTTGTCATGCGAAAGAATAGCTCAGATCCCGACGTGATCGGCCCGAGGGGTTCACTGCAACGGCTTTGGTACCGGTTGCTGGTGGGGTTGAACCTGCTCGGAATCCAGTTCTTCTACCGTGGACACCGAGGCGGTCATACGCTTGGTGTCTTCCCGAACCCCTTTCTTCTGCGCCAACTGAAAGCGATGAAGCCCGATCTGGTGCACCTGCATGCTCCGGCATGTTCATTCATTCCGATTCGTGCGATCCCCAAACTGGGCTGTCCTGTGGTCTGGACTTTTCATGATCTCTGGCCCATGGTCGGTGCTGCCCATCATCCAGATCCCGTTCCGGCATGTTGGTTTCACGATGGGGTGAGGGAGCGTTGCACGGATCTGAAGCCCGGACGATTGGAGTGTCAGCTCTGGTCTCAGAAGCAGCGGGCCTGGAGGAAAGCAACCTTTCAGATTGTGGCGCCCAGTGAATGGATGGCGCATTGGTGCCGCAACAGCCGAGCGCTCGACCAACATGCTCTCAGCGTCATCGCCAACGCCATTGACCCGGACGTGTTTACTCCCGAGGTCAGCGAGAAGGCCTGGCTTTCATCCCTTGGAATCCCAGACGATGCCTATGTGATCTTGTTTGGAGCCAATTTTCTGGTCAGCGATACCAACAAGGGGCTGACGTTGGTATTGGAAGCGATACGCCTGCTCGGGACCCCTCCGCACAAGCTTCATGTGGTTTTGTTTGGGGCGGAACGGGAGTTCGCGCCCGGGCTGCAATTGAACACAACCGTGCTGGGTCCGTTGTCTGACTATCGACAGCTTCAGTCTCTCTATGCCAGAGCAGATGTTTTTCTAATGGCATCGGTGTTTGAGAATTTGCCCTTTGCCGTCATGGAGGCCATGGCCTGCGAAACTCCGGTAGTTGCTGTGAACACCGGTGGCATACCCGAGATGATCACACATGGGAAGGATGGTTTTCTCTTGGACGAACGAAGTGCCGATGAAATGGCGAAGGGCTTGCAATGGGCAATTTCCCATAAACATTGGAGTTATGTCAAACAGGCGGCTCGTGTGACGGTGCTGAGTCGCTACGCACAGAAGGAATTTGTGGACAAGCACCTGGCACTTTATCAGGAATGCATCGGAACGAAATGA